tggaaaattaggatgtggaaagattttatgacaataaaagtccaaatattaaaataatatttcaacaaaatactaacattttatgggaataaactcgtattatgaGGAAACCTATACACTGGATGTCAACAAGTCTGGAATttatagcaacagtaaaatatggttgtGGTAGTGTGACGGCCTTCGGGACCTGGAAGATAAATGGAAGCAAGAATTCTGctgagaatgtccggccatctgttggtgtgACCTCAAGCTTGGGTTctacaatgatccaaaacacaccagcaagtccacctctaaaTTGCTGAAgatttggagtggcctagtcactgactctgacctgaatcctactgagatgctgtggcatgacaaGTTATCACTAGcacacggggccatgtaggtttggatttgttttctcctttaataCAAAGTTTAtcctaaaaactgcattttgtgctcagtcgtgttgtcattgactaatatttacatttgtttgatgatcggaaacacttaatgtgacaaacatacaaaaaaaatagatcaggaaggtggcaaacactttttcacaccactgtagataaCTTGTTGGCATACAAAATATCCCAAATATCCCAAATGTGGTCAATTGTGCAGGTGTTGTGGGTCGCATTCACTCAGTCCGTGTATGCAAATTAAGCATCCAGGTGTGTGTTTACCTTCAGTTTTGTTTCCTCTGCATCCACCTTGGTCCCAAGTGTGGTCAGATCCTGCGGGTGAACACGTTGTGGGTCACTCGGGTCACTCGACTCAGTGTCCGTGTATGCAGATTAAGCATTCGGGTGTTTTTACCTCAAGTTGCACATTATTTCCTTCAAGAGTCTTCACACGTGACGTCAGATCCTGCAGGCGAACACGTTGTGGGTCACAAGCAGTGTCTGTATGCAAATTAAGCATCCAGGTGTGTTCTTACTGTCACTTGGTCCTTTTTCTCTTCAAGAGTGCTCAGACGTGCCATCGGATCCTGCAGTTGAGCGTTCACGCGTTCCGTCAGATCCTGCAGGCGAACACGTTGTGGGTCACTCGACTCAAGCGGAGTCCGTGTATGCAAACTAAGCATCCAGGTGTGTTCTTACTGTCACTTGGTCCTTTTTCTCTTCAAGAGTGCTCAGACGTGCCGTCAGATCCTGCAGTTGAGCGTTCACGCGTTCCGTCAGATCCTGCAGGCGAATACGTTGTGGGTCACTCGACTCAAGCGGTGTCCGTGTATGCAAACTGAGCAtccaggtgtgtttttttaccttcattttTGTTTCCTCTGCATCCATCTTGCTCACAAGTGTGGTCAGATCCTACAGGTGAACATGTTGTGGGTCACTCGACACAAGTACTCTCCATGTATGCTCAAAGTatcctgctgttttgtttttacctcAACTTGCGCGATTTTGGCTACTCTGTCAATCTTCTCCGTAAGTGTGGACAGATTCTGCATGGTTGCCGCTTGTGTTTCAACCATACGGGTCACATTCTGCAGAAAGACACGCTTTGGATAAATACTCAGCACTTGCTTGTCCACGTCTGTAAAAATCAAGTATCCAGGTGTGTTTTTACCTCAACGTAGTCAATAACTGCTGTTCTTTCATCAAGCTCATCCACACGTGTCACCAGGTTCTTCAAGAGGGTCTGGGGTCAGTACCATGCATGCAAATAAAGTAGCCATGTGTGATCTTACCTTCAATTCCAGTTTCATTGTCAGTTCCTGCAGGAGGATTTGTTCTGGGGTCAGTACCATGCATGCACATAAAGAAGTACCCATGTGTTCTTACATCAGTGGCCTCGGTGCTTTGTGCCGCAGCGACGGAGTCCCACGGCCAAGACAGGTTAGGCCACGCCCATGCCATCGCCACGCCGATCAAGACGAGCGCAGTGACCAAGAAGCCTGGGTGGACGGTGCTTTGTGGCTTCTTCTTGCGGGCGTGTGGGCCTTTCACCTTCCTCTGCATGTCGCAAGTTCTTCTGTGATCTGGGAACTGATCAGTAAGTTATCTCCAGTACATAATCAATGAGGGAGAACATGGCAGTCATAAGTATTGGGTCCCAACTTTTTGCAGCGAGGCCCACATAGTGAAATttcaaaggatgcaaggaccgcTTTGATGTGTCGACGCTAAGGAGTTCTATATATATCTGctttaggtgaaaaagcatcttttttgtccccgaatatttcaactttctccttcaaTAAGCTTTGTCAATAGTAAGATCATGACTTTACTGCCATAACATTTGACTTGAT
This genomic interval from Dunckerocampus dactyliophorus isolate RoL2022-P2 chromosome 18, RoL_Ddac_1.1, whole genome shotgun sequence contains the following:
- the LOC129171377 gene encoding uncharacterized protein LOC129171377 isoform X2 codes for the protein MQRKVKGPHARKKKPQSTVHPGFLVTALVLIGVAMAWAWPNLSWPWDSVAAAQSTEATDELTMKLELKNLVTRVDELDERTAVIDYVENVTRMVETQAATMQNLSTLTEKIDRVAKIAQVEDLTTLVSKMDAEETKMKDLTERVNAQLQDLTARLSTLEEKKDQVTDLTERVNAQLQDPMARLSTLEEKKDQVTDLTSRVKTLEGNNVQLEDLTTLGTKVDAEETKLKGLTTRVTTLEKARQVAFTAMINDEENKFNKFGETVVFSNVKTNVGNNYNKATGIFTAPIKGLYFFTLTYHTHGGSIDLCVYKNKEWMSRMRNTDNKYHGSETNSLVMQLEKEDTVYVAVYAEHTLHDYQCCHHQSIFSGYLIHPIVN
- the LOC129171377 gene encoding uncharacterized protein LOC129171377 isoform X1, which translates into the protein MADIKEYTRLLVVSCWRSRHSTSDWKQQRRHHSQLFPDHRRTCDMQRKVKGPHARKKKPQSTVHPGFLVTALVLIGVAMAWAWPNLSWPWDSVAAAQSTEATDELTMKLELKNLVTRVDELDERTAVIDYVENVTRMVETQAATMQNLSTLTEKIDRVAKIAQVEDLTTLVSKMDAEETKMKDLTERVNAQLQDLTARLSTLEEKKDQVTDLTERVNAQLQDPMARLSTLEEKKDQVTDLTSRVKTLEGNNVQLEDLTTLGTKVDAEETKLKGLTTRVTTLEKARQVAFTAMINDEENKFNKFGETVVFSNVKTNVGNNYNKATGIFTAPIKGLYFFTLTYHTHGGSIDLCVYKNKEWMSRMRNTDNKYHGSETNSLVMQLEKEDTVYVAVYAEHTLHDYQCCHHQSIFSGYLIHPIVN